A stretch of Episyrphus balteatus chromosome 2, idEpiBalt1.1, whole genome shotgun sequence DNA encodes these proteins:
- the LOC129910360 gene encoding uncharacterized protein LOC129910360 isoform X3, which translates to MYCVVETLEDEGKFVTAVPKNWVIDGTKLLWPKSKKDSICGRKNCITASDDWQSIACKLIFDDIGSWEEAVQKEKDAEYLSSSEENTEEVTIDTNSSEYMTDMNKLMSTLIPNSDVSSFTPPNEDVTITNVISDLYTFEGPSTSTQFKELSSKIDEILERQRSTEVKVQAMQGMLEAFMAKSEVSVNLLASKIAKENAEEVDEELQLDEIFPLTSVQQIEEIEEKLHQNAAFKKKLVRKLSSYGGANGMKTIRTICKCIFTDPLLAEHSWLGTNAKKSFSQYKFLYKTILEAVRSRYPTYSEAEGASFFKGFLKQAPFRMGKPSTSNTSSSASDGQSTT; encoded by the exons ATGTATTGTGTTGTGGAGACGCTCGAAGATGAAGGGAAGTTCGTGACGGCAGTTCCCAAAAATTGGGTCATCGATGGAACGAAGCTATTATGGCCAAAGTCCAAGAAAGATTCCATTTGCGGTCGGAAAAATTGCATCACAGCATCGGATGATTGGCAAAGCATAGCatgcaaattaatatttgatgacATCG GTTCCTGGGAGGAAGCAGTTCAGAAGGAAAAGGATGCCGAGTATTTGTCTTCTTCTGAAGAAAATACGGAAGAAGTGACCATCGACACCAATTCTTCGGAATACATGACAGATATGAACAAATTGATGTCAACTTTGATTCCTAATTCTG ACGTTTCCTCGTTCACCCCCCCAAATGAAGATGTTACCATCACTAATGTCATTTCCGACTTATACACGTTTGaag gCCCCAGCACCAGTACCCAATTCAAGGAACTGTCGTCCAAAATAGACGAAATTTTGGAAAGACAGCGTTCCACTGAGGTGAAGGTGCAGGCCATGCAAGGAATGCTGGAGGCATTCATGGCGAAGTCCGAAGTTTCGGTCAATTTGTTGGCGTCCAAAATTGCAAAAGAGAATGCAGAGGAAGTGGATGAGGAACTGCAACTGGATGAAATTTTCCCACTTACCTCTGTCCAACAAATTGAGGAAATCGAGGAAAAACTCCATCAAAATgcagcattcaaaaaaaaattg gtCCGTAAGTTGAGCTCCTATGGGGGGGCCAACGGAATGAAAACGATCCGCACTATTTGCAAGTGCATTTTTACGGATCCACTACTGGCAGAACATTCTTGGCTGGGGACTAATGCCAAAAAAAGTTTCAGCCAATACAAATTCCTGTATAAAACTATATTGGAAGCGGTCCGATCAAGGTACCCCACTTATAGTGAAGCTGAGGGTGCTTcattttttaaaggctttttgAAGCAAGCCCCATTTCGAATGGGAAAACCGTCCac TTCCAACACCAGCTCCTCTGCCTCTGACGGGCAATCCACAACATAA
- the LOC129910360 gene encoding uncharacterized protein LOC129910360 isoform X1: MYCVVETLEDEGKFVTAVPKNWVIDGTKLLWPKSKKDSICGRKNCITASDDWQSIACKLIFDDIGSWEEAVQKEKDAEYLSSSEENTEEVTIDTNSSEYMTDMNKLMSTLIPNSGKFKMYKHGNKVTNFVILTSHFQDVSSFTPPNEDVTITNVISDLYTFEGPSTSTQFKELSSKIDEILERQRSTEVKVQAMQGMLEAFMAKSEVSVNLLASKIAKENAEEVDEELQLDEIFPLTSVQQIEEIEEKLHQNAAFKKKLVRKLSSYGGANGMKTIRTICKCIFTDPLLAEHSWLGTNAKKSFSQYKFLYKTILEAVRSRYPTYSEAEGASFFKGFLKQAPFRMGKPSTSNTSSSASDGQSTT; the protein is encoded by the exons ATGTATTGTGTTGTGGAGACGCTCGAAGATGAAGGGAAGTTCGTGACGGCAGTTCCCAAAAATTGGGTCATCGATGGAACGAAGCTATTATGGCCAAAGTCCAAGAAAGATTCCATTTGCGGTCGGAAAAATTGCATCACAGCATCGGATGATTGGCAAAGCATAGCatgcaaattaatatttgatgacATCG GTTCCTGGGAGGAAGCAGTTCAGAAGGAAAAGGATGCCGAGTATTTGTCTTCTTCTGAAGAAAATACGGAAGAAGTGACCATCGACACCAATTCTTCGGAATACATGACAGATATGAACAAATTGATGTCAACTTTGATTCCTAATTCTGGTAAgtttaaaatgtataaacatGGGAACAAAGTTACTAATTTTGTCATACTTACTTCTCATTTTCAAGACGTTTCCTCGTTCACCCCCCCAAATGAAGATGTTACCATCACTAATGTCATTTCCGACTTATACACGTTTGaag gCCCCAGCACCAGTACCCAATTCAAGGAACTGTCGTCCAAAATAGACGAAATTTTGGAAAGACAGCGTTCCACTGAGGTGAAGGTGCAGGCCATGCAAGGAATGCTGGAGGCATTCATGGCGAAGTCCGAAGTTTCGGTCAATTTGTTGGCGTCCAAAATTGCAAAAGAGAATGCAGAGGAAGTGGATGAGGAACTGCAACTGGATGAAATTTTCCCACTTACCTCTGTCCAACAAATTGAGGAAATCGAGGAAAAACTCCATCAAAATgcagcattcaaaaaaaaattg gtCCGTAAGTTGAGCTCCTATGGGGGGGCCAACGGAATGAAAACGATCCGCACTATTTGCAAGTGCATTTTTACGGATCCACTACTGGCAGAACATTCTTGGCTGGGGACTAATGCCAAAAAAAGTTTCAGCCAATACAAATTCCTGTATAAAACTATATTGGAAGCGGTCCGATCAAGGTACCCCACTTATAGTGAAGCTGAGGGTGCTTcattttttaaaggctttttgAAGCAAGCCCCATTTCGAATGGGAAAACCGTCCac TTCCAACACCAGCTCCTCTGCCTCTGACGGGCAATCCACAACATAA
- the LOC129910360 gene encoding uncharacterized protein LOC129910360 isoform X2, with protein MYCVVETLEDEGKFVTAVPKNWVIDGTKLLWPKSKKDSICGRKNCITASDDWQSIACKLIFDDIGSWEEAVQKEKDAEYLSSSEENTEEVTIDTNSSEYMTDMNKLMSTLIPNSGKFKMYKHGNKVTNFVILTSHFQDVSSFTPPNEDVTITNVISDLYTFEGPSTSTQFKELSSKIDEILERQRSTEVKVQAMQGMLEAFMAKSEVSVNLLASKIAKENAEEVDEELQLDEIFPLTSVQQIEEIEEKLHQNAAFKKKLVRKLSSYGGANGMKTIRTICKCIFTDPLLAEHSWLGTNAKKSFSQYKFLYKTILEAVRSRYPTYSEAEGASFFKGFLKQAPFRMGKPST; from the exons ATGTATTGTGTTGTGGAGACGCTCGAAGATGAAGGGAAGTTCGTGACGGCAGTTCCCAAAAATTGGGTCATCGATGGAACGAAGCTATTATGGCCAAAGTCCAAGAAAGATTCCATTTGCGGTCGGAAAAATTGCATCACAGCATCGGATGATTGGCAAAGCATAGCatgcaaattaatatttgatgacATCG GTTCCTGGGAGGAAGCAGTTCAGAAGGAAAAGGATGCCGAGTATTTGTCTTCTTCTGAAGAAAATACGGAAGAAGTGACCATCGACACCAATTCTTCGGAATACATGACAGATATGAACAAATTGATGTCAACTTTGATTCCTAATTCTGGTAAgtttaaaatgtataaacatGGGAACAAAGTTACTAATTTTGTCATACTTACTTCTCATTTTCAAGACGTTTCCTCGTTCACCCCCCCAAATGAAGATGTTACCATCACTAATGTCATTTCCGACTTATACACGTTTGaag gCCCCAGCACCAGTACCCAATTCAAGGAACTGTCGTCCAAAATAGACGAAATTTTGGAAAGACAGCGTTCCACTGAGGTGAAGGTGCAGGCCATGCAAGGAATGCTGGAGGCATTCATGGCGAAGTCCGAAGTTTCGGTCAATTTGTTGGCGTCCAAAATTGCAAAAGAGAATGCAGAGGAAGTGGATGAGGAACTGCAACTGGATGAAATTTTCCCACTTACCTCTGTCCAACAAATTGAGGAAATCGAGGAAAAACTCCATCAAAATgcagcattcaaaaaaaaattg gtCCGTAAGTTGAGCTCCTATGGGGGGGCCAACGGAATGAAAACGATCCGCACTATTTGCAAGTGCATTTTTACGGATCCACTACTGGCAGAACATTCTTGGCTGGGGACTAATGCCAAAAAAAGTTTCAGCCAATACAAATTCCTGTATAAAACTATATTGGAAGCGGTCCGATCAAGGTACCCCACTTATAGTGAAGCTGAGGGTGCTTcattttttaaaggctttttgAAGCAAGCCCCATTTCGAATGGGAAAACCGTCCacgtaa
- the LOC129908167 gene encoding elongation of very long chain fatty acids protein 4-like produces the protein MSDKRTKGWFLVDSPKDVALVVSLYLLMVWLGPRLMKKKKPFNLKGVLIAYNFIMMLVNFLILKDLLVGSSRLNYKYLCHRSDLEFHPEEIRVMNAMWWFYISKALEFTDTLFFILRKKTDQLSLLHVYHHSTMFPICWSSIKWYPSGAAVRLPMLNCFVHVVMYFYYGLSAIGPSVKKMLWWKRYLTVLQLIQFVISLFWSLQSLIRGCNHPAWIDITSP, from the exons ATGTCAGATAAACGGACTAAAGGATGGTTTCTTGTTGATTCGCCAAAAGATGTCGCTCTTGTCGTTTCACTTTATCTCTTGATGGTGTGGTTGGGCCCAAGGCttatgaaaaa gAAAAAACCATTTAATTTGAAAGGAGTTCTAATTGCATACAACTTTATAATGATGCTTGTAAACTTCTTAATACTGAAAGATCTCTTGGTTGGAAGTTCAAGACTTAATTATAAGTATCTTTGCCATCGAAGTGACCTCGAATTCCATCCTGAAGAAATAAGG gTCATGAATGCAATGTGGTGGTTTTACATTTCAAAAGCCTTGGAATTCACTGATACgttgtttttcattttgcgAAAGAAAACTGATCAATTGAGCTTACTGCATGTCTATCATCATAGCACAATGTTTCCAATTTGTTGGTCGTCAATCAAATGGTATCCAAGTGGAGCAG CTGTGCGCTTACCTATGCTCAATTGTTTTGTTCACGTGGTTATGTATTTCTATTATGGGCTAAGTGCTATTGGGCCAAGTGTCAAAAAGATGTTATGGTGGAAAAGATATTTAACTGTATTACAATTG atACAATTTGTTATATCTTTATTTTGGTCTTTGCAATCATTGATAAGAGGCTGCAATCATCCTGCCTGGATTGAT ATTACATCACCGTag